The following coding sequences are from one Musa acuminata AAA Group cultivar baxijiao chromosome BXJ1-6, Cavendish_Baxijiao_AAA, whole genome shotgun sequence window:
- the LOC135582352 gene encoding chloride channel protein CLC-c-like isoform X2: protein MDHQEGSNDIDGMEGAWREIERNGSGLYENEEAGSMREPLLRKRTMNTTSQIAIVGANVCTIESLDYEIVENDLFEQDWRSRKKVQIFQYIVLKWTLALLIGLATGLVGFFNNLAVENIAGFKLLLTSNLMLEHRYFAAFLAYCSINAILAASAAALCAYVAPAAAGSGIPEVKAYLNGVDAYSILAPSTLFVKIFGSIGGVSAGFVLGKEGPMVHTGACIANLLGQGGSRKYHLTWTWLRYFKNDRDRRDLITCGSAAGVAAAFRAPVGGVLFALEEAASWWRSALLWRTFFTTAVVAVSLRSLIEYCRSGKCGLFGKGGLIMFDVSSSVTTYSTPDLIVIIVLGVIGGVFGALFNYLLDRILRTYSFINEKGAPFKILLTVAISILTSCCSYGLPWLASCTPCPAHLQEQCPTIGRSGNFKNFQCPPGHYNDLASLFLNTNDDAIRNLFSAGTDNEFHMSTLFVFFAAVYCLGLVTYGIAVPSGLFIPVILAGSTYGRMVGTLLGPISDLDAGLFALLGAASFLGGTMRMTVSVCVILLELTNDLLLLPLVMLVLLISKTMADSFNKGVYDQIVRMKGLPFMEAHAEPHMRHLVARDVVSGPPVSFSGVEKVGTIVHALRLTGHNGFPVVDEPPFSDAPELVGLVLRSHLLILLKGKRFSKERVKTGVREMLQRFGAFDFAKAGSGKGLKLEDLNILEEEMDMFVDLHPVTNKSPYTVVETMSLAKAAILFRELGLRHLCVVPKTPGTPPIVGILTRHDFMAEHILGLFPHHHSHK from the exons ATGGATCATCAAGAGGGAAGCAACGACATAGATGGCATGGAGGGCGCGTGGCGGGAGATAGAGAGGAATGGATCGGGGTTGTACGAGAATGAGGAGGCTGGGAGTATGAGGGAGCCACTACTGAGGAAGCGCACCATGAATACAACCTCGCAGATCGCTATCGTTGGCGCCAATGTCTGCACCATCGAGAGCTTGGACTACGA AATTGTGGAAAACGATCTTTTCGAGCAAGACTGGCGGTCGAGGAAGAAAGTCCAGATATTCCAGTACATTGTCCTCAAATGGACTCTTGCTCTTCTGATTGGTTTGGCAACAGGGCTAGTTGGCTTTTTCAATAACCTTGCAGTTGAGAACATTGCTGGATTTAAATTGTTGCTGACGAGTAATCTTATGCTTGAGCACAG GTACTTTGCAGCATTTTTAGCCTACTGTAGCATCAATGCAATTTTGGCAGCATCTGCAGCTGCCCTCTGTGCTTATGTTGCACCTGCGGCTGCTGGGTCTGGCATTCCTGAAGTGAAAGCTTATCTAAACGGAGTCGATGCTTATTCCATACTGGCTCCTAGCACGCTCTTCGTAAAA ATATTTGGGTCAATTGGTGGAGTTTCTGCTGGATTTGTATTGGGTAAGGAGGGGCCTATGGTGCACACAGGAGCATGCATTGCCAACTTACTTGGTCAAGGTGGATCTCGCAAGTATCATCTGACTTGGACATGGCTCAGGTACTTCAAAAATGATAGGGATCGACGAGATCTGATAACCTGTGGATCAGCAGCAGGAGTGGCAGCTGCCTTCCGAGCACCAGTTGGTGGTGTTCTCTTTGCTCTCGAAGAAGCGGCTTCCTG GTGGCGAAGTGCGCTTCTGTGGAGAACATTCTTCACAACAGCTGTTGTTGCTGTATCATTGAGAAGTTTAATAGAGTATTGCCGCAGTGGAAAATGCGGGTTGTTTGGCAAAGGAGGACTAATAATGTTCGATGTTAGCTCAAGCGTTACCACATACAGCACTCCCGATCTGATAGTCATAATAGTTCTTGGAGTAATTGGGGGAGTCTTCGGAGCCCTCTTCAATTACCTTCTGGACCGGATTCTTCGAACCTACAGCTTCATCAATGA GAAAGGTGCTCCGTTCAAGATTCTCCTCACCGTGGCCATATCTATCCTCACATCATGCTGCTCTTACGGGCTCCCTTGGCTCGCCAGCTGCACTCCCTGCCCCGCACATCTCCAAGAGCAGTGCCCGACCATAGGCCGCTCCGGCAATTTCAAGAACTTCCAGTGTCCCCCGGGTCACTACAATGACCTTGCCTCCCTCTTCCTCAACACCAACGACGATGCCATCCGCAATCTCTTCAGTGCCGGCACTGACAACGAGTTCCATATGTCTACCCTTTTCGTCTTCTTCGCTGCGGTTTATTGCCTTGGACTCGTAACATATGGCATTGCTGTTCCTTCGGGTCTCTTCATCCCAGTTATACTCGCCGGTTCTACATATGGCCGAATGGTTGGGACTCTGCTTGGCCCTATCTCGGACCTCGACGCCGGCCTCTTTGCCCTCCTTGGAGCAGCATCTTTTCTTGGTGGAACCATGAGAATGACTGTTTCAGTCTGTGTCATCCTCCTTGAGCTCACCAATGACCTGCTACTGCTACCTCTGGTGATGCTGGTTCTTCTGATATCCAAAACAATGGCTGATAGCTTCAACAAGGGGGTCTACGACCAGATTGTTCGGATGAAGGGCTTGCCTTTCATGGAGGCCCATGCAGAGCCTCACATGAGGCACTTGGTCGCAAGGGATGTGGTCTCAGGACCCCCCGTCAGCTTTTCTGGAGTGGAGAAGGTGGGAACCATAGTACATGCACTAAGATTGACCGGTCACAATGGATTTCCGGTGGTTGATGAGCCACCGTTCTCGGATGCCCCTGAGTTAGTCGGGCTGGTGTTGAGGTCTCACTTACTGATTCTGCTGAAAGGGAAGAGATTTTCCAAGGAAAGGGTGAAGACTGGGGTACGAGAAATGTTACAAAGGTTTGGTGCCTTTGATTTCGCTAAAGCTGGATCAGGGAAAGGACTCAAGTTGGAAGACTTGAACATCCTCGAAGAGGAAATGGATATGTTTGTTGATCTCCATCCTGTTACGAATAAATCACCCTACACGGTGGTTGAGACGATGTCATTGGCTAAGGCTGCCATCCTCTTCAGGGAGCTCGGACTCCGGCACCTCTGCGTTGTGCCAAAGACACCGGGG ACGCCTCCAATTGTTGGAATCCTTACTCGACACGACTTCATGGCGGAACACATTCTTGGATTGTTCCCTCATCACCACTCCCACAAATAG
- the LOC135582352 gene encoding chloride channel protein CLC-c-like isoform X1 codes for MRLGGLRQTQGGAMDHQEGSNDIDGMEGAWREIERNGSGLYENEEAGSMREPLLRKRTMNTTSQIAIVGANVCTIESLDYEIVENDLFEQDWRSRKKVQIFQYIVLKWTLALLIGLATGLVGFFNNLAVENIAGFKLLLTSNLMLEHRYFAAFLAYCSINAILAASAAALCAYVAPAAAGSGIPEVKAYLNGVDAYSILAPSTLFVKIFGSIGGVSAGFVLGKEGPMVHTGACIANLLGQGGSRKYHLTWTWLRYFKNDRDRRDLITCGSAAGVAAAFRAPVGGVLFALEEAASWWRSALLWRTFFTTAVVAVSLRSLIEYCRSGKCGLFGKGGLIMFDVSSSVTTYSTPDLIVIIVLGVIGGVFGALFNYLLDRILRTYSFINEKGAPFKILLTVAISILTSCCSYGLPWLASCTPCPAHLQEQCPTIGRSGNFKNFQCPPGHYNDLASLFLNTNDDAIRNLFSAGTDNEFHMSTLFVFFAAVYCLGLVTYGIAVPSGLFIPVILAGSTYGRMVGTLLGPISDLDAGLFALLGAASFLGGTMRMTVSVCVILLELTNDLLLLPLVMLVLLISKTMADSFNKGVYDQIVRMKGLPFMEAHAEPHMRHLVARDVVSGPPVSFSGVEKVGTIVHALRLTGHNGFPVVDEPPFSDAPELVGLVLRSHLLILLKGKRFSKERVKTGVREMLQRFGAFDFAKAGSGKGLKLEDLNILEEEMDMFVDLHPVTNKSPYTVVETMSLAKAAILFRELGLRHLCVVPKTPGTPPIVGILTRHDFMAEHILGLFPHHHSHK; via the exons ATGCGACTTGgaggactt CGACAGACACAGGGAGGAGCAATGGATCATCAAGAGGGAAGCAACGACATAGATGGCATGGAGGGCGCGTGGCGGGAGATAGAGAGGAATGGATCGGGGTTGTACGAGAATGAGGAGGCTGGGAGTATGAGGGAGCCACTACTGAGGAAGCGCACCATGAATACAACCTCGCAGATCGCTATCGTTGGCGCCAATGTCTGCACCATCGAGAGCTTGGACTACGA AATTGTGGAAAACGATCTTTTCGAGCAAGACTGGCGGTCGAGGAAGAAAGTCCAGATATTCCAGTACATTGTCCTCAAATGGACTCTTGCTCTTCTGATTGGTTTGGCAACAGGGCTAGTTGGCTTTTTCAATAACCTTGCAGTTGAGAACATTGCTGGATTTAAATTGTTGCTGACGAGTAATCTTATGCTTGAGCACAG GTACTTTGCAGCATTTTTAGCCTACTGTAGCATCAATGCAATTTTGGCAGCATCTGCAGCTGCCCTCTGTGCTTATGTTGCACCTGCGGCTGCTGGGTCTGGCATTCCTGAAGTGAAAGCTTATCTAAACGGAGTCGATGCTTATTCCATACTGGCTCCTAGCACGCTCTTCGTAAAA ATATTTGGGTCAATTGGTGGAGTTTCTGCTGGATTTGTATTGGGTAAGGAGGGGCCTATGGTGCACACAGGAGCATGCATTGCCAACTTACTTGGTCAAGGTGGATCTCGCAAGTATCATCTGACTTGGACATGGCTCAGGTACTTCAAAAATGATAGGGATCGACGAGATCTGATAACCTGTGGATCAGCAGCAGGAGTGGCAGCTGCCTTCCGAGCACCAGTTGGTGGTGTTCTCTTTGCTCTCGAAGAAGCGGCTTCCTG GTGGCGAAGTGCGCTTCTGTGGAGAACATTCTTCACAACAGCTGTTGTTGCTGTATCATTGAGAAGTTTAATAGAGTATTGCCGCAGTGGAAAATGCGGGTTGTTTGGCAAAGGAGGACTAATAATGTTCGATGTTAGCTCAAGCGTTACCACATACAGCACTCCCGATCTGATAGTCATAATAGTTCTTGGAGTAATTGGGGGAGTCTTCGGAGCCCTCTTCAATTACCTTCTGGACCGGATTCTTCGAACCTACAGCTTCATCAATGA GAAAGGTGCTCCGTTCAAGATTCTCCTCACCGTGGCCATATCTATCCTCACATCATGCTGCTCTTACGGGCTCCCTTGGCTCGCCAGCTGCACTCCCTGCCCCGCACATCTCCAAGAGCAGTGCCCGACCATAGGCCGCTCCGGCAATTTCAAGAACTTCCAGTGTCCCCCGGGTCACTACAATGACCTTGCCTCCCTCTTCCTCAACACCAACGACGATGCCATCCGCAATCTCTTCAGTGCCGGCACTGACAACGAGTTCCATATGTCTACCCTTTTCGTCTTCTTCGCTGCGGTTTATTGCCTTGGACTCGTAACATATGGCATTGCTGTTCCTTCGGGTCTCTTCATCCCAGTTATACTCGCCGGTTCTACATATGGCCGAATGGTTGGGACTCTGCTTGGCCCTATCTCGGACCTCGACGCCGGCCTCTTTGCCCTCCTTGGAGCAGCATCTTTTCTTGGTGGAACCATGAGAATGACTGTTTCAGTCTGTGTCATCCTCCTTGAGCTCACCAATGACCTGCTACTGCTACCTCTGGTGATGCTGGTTCTTCTGATATCCAAAACAATGGCTGATAGCTTCAACAAGGGGGTCTACGACCAGATTGTTCGGATGAAGGGCTTGCCTTTCATGGAGGCCCATGCAGAGCCTCACATGAGGCACTTGGTCGCAAGGGATGTGGTCTCAGGACCCCCCGTCAGCTTTTCTGGAGTGGAGAAGGTGGGAACCATAGTACATGCACTAAGATTGACCGGTCACAATGGATTTCCGGTGGTTGATGAGCCACCGTTCTCGGATGCCCCTGAGTTAGTCGGGCTGGTGTTGAGGTCTCACTTACTGATTCTGCTGAAAGGGAAGAGATTTTCCAAGGAAAGGGTGAAGACTGGGGTACGAGAAATGTTACAAAGGTTTGGTGCCTTTGATTTCGCTAAAGCTGGATCAGGGAAAGGACTCAAGTTGGAAGACTTGAACATCCTCGAAGAGGAAATGGATATGTTTGTTGATCTCCATCCTGTTACGAATAAATCACCCTACACGGTGGTTGAGACGATGTCATTGGCTAAGGCTGCCATCCTCTTCAGGGAGCTCGGACTCCGGCACCTCTGCGTTGTGCCAAAGACACCGGGG ACGCCTCCAATTGTTGGAATCCTTACTCGACACGACTTCATGGCGGAACACATTCTTGGATTGTTCCCTCATCACCACTCCCACAAATAG